A stretch of the Arthrobacter stackebrandtii genome encodes the following:
- a CDS encoding zinc-dependent alcohol dehydrogenase family protein, whose protein sequence is MRAWWIEEPGPMASHPLVWGERPDPIPGPGELLLRVLSCGVCRTDLHLAEGDLAPRHLHMIPGHEVVGVVIGMGPDCNEVQIGDRVGVPWLGQTCGACRFCLLGEENLCLSPTFTGWDRDGGYAELVTVVEAFTYRIPKVFSNVEAAPLLCSGIIGYRALQRAALPAGGRLGIYGFGGSAHITAQIALHQGASIYVMTRSAEARALAVALGAVFVGDAMDVPPEPVDSAILFAPVGDLVPVALRALDRGGTLAVAGIHLSDIPSLHYETELFQERALVSVTANTRTDGQELLSIAAQIPIQPTTTTYPFSAADQALADLAGDCVTGAAALLMD, encoded by the coding sequence ATGCGTGCATGGTGGATAGAGGAACCGGGTCCGATGGCCTCGCATCCCCTTGTCTGGGGCGAACGGCCCGACCCGATACCCGGGCCCGGCGAATTGCTACTGCGTGTATTGAGTTGCGGGGTCTGCCGCACCGACCTGCACCTTGCCGAGGGCGACCTTGCCCCCCGGCACCTGCACATGATCCCGGGCCACGAGGTGGTGGGAGTTGTAATCGGGATGGGTCCGGACTGCAACGAGGTTCAGATCGGCGACAGGGTTGGCGTGCCATGGCTGGGCCAGACGTGTGGTGCATGCCGGTTCTGCCTGCTTGGGGAAGAAAACCTGTGCCTCTCCCCCACCTTCACGGGCTGGGACCGTGACGGAGGCTATGCTGAACTCGTCACGGTGGTTGAGGCCTTCACCTACAGGATCCCTAAGGTGTTCAGCAACGTAGAGGCTGCGCCCCTTCTGTGCTCGGGCATCATCGGCTACAGGGCGCTCCAACGGGCTGCGCTGCCTGCCGGCGGGCGTCTGGGAATTTACGGTTTCGGCGGATCGGCCCACATTACGGCCCAGATCGCGTTGCATCAGGGTGCCTCCATCTATGTCATGACACGCTCGGCCGAAGCCCGCGCACTCGCTGTGGCACTGGGGGCAGTGTTCGTGGGTGATGCCATGGACGTTCCTCCCGAGCCTGTGGATTCTGCCATCCTCTTTGCGCCTGTTGGAGACCTGGTGCCGGTTGCCCTGCGGGCACTGGACCGTGGCGGAACCCTTGCCGTGGCTGGCATCCACCTCTCTGACATCCCTTCGCTGCACTACGAAACGGAGCTGTTCCAGGAACGGGCACTGGTCAGCGTCACGGCCAACACCCGAACGGATGGCCAGGAACTCTTGAGCATCGCCGCGCAGATCCCCATCCAACCGACCACAACGACCTATCCTTTTTCAGCCGCCGACCAGGCCCTGGCCGACCTGGCCGGGGACTGTGTCACAGGTGCCGCCGCTCTCCTCATGGACTAG
- a CDS encoding MBL fold metallo-hydrolase RNA specificity domain-containing protein, whose translation MSRDNSPTLRFLGAAGTVTGSKYLLEAGGRRILVDCGLFQGYKYLRERNRARLPVPAASVDAVIVTHAHLDHTGYLPALVRDGFRGPIHATEGTQELCTLLLPDSGHLLEEEAHYAEHRGSSTHTPPVPLYTAADAVRSLKSFRTHDFDRPFDVGAGISATLVPAGHILGAAQIRLSIAGHSVHFTGDLGRADDPLMYPPRDLEPVEVLVTESTYGNRTHPTGNADDGLGELINRVVKRGGVVMIAAFAVGRTESILLSLARLRRHGAFPEVPIFLNSPMAIDASLMYQRHRDEHRISDAEFSQMYKLATMTRTVDESKLLNLRGGPMIIISASGMLTGGRILHHVASYGQDRRNAIVLAGYQAGGTRGASLASGNRQLRIYGQDIPVRAEVFQTEAFSAHADADAIMEWLRAAPEAPRMSYIVHGEPDASDALRLRIKHELDWNARAAEYLETVSLADPR comes from the coding sequence ATGAGTCGCGACAACAGCCCCACCCTGCGTTTTCTCGGCGCCGCCGGCACAGTCACAGGTTCGAAATACCTTTTGGAAGCTGGAGGTCGGCGGATCTTGGTGGACTGCGGCCTTTTTCAAGGCTACAAGTACCTCCGTGAGAGAAACCGTGCCAGGCTGCCCGTCCCTGCCGCGTCGGTCGACGCCGTCATTGTCACCCACGCCCATCTTGACCACACCGGATATTTGCCAGCGCTGGTTCGTGACGGGTTTCGCGGACCGATCCACGCCACCGAGGGAACGCAGGAGCTGTGCACCCTGCTGCTTCCTGATAGCGGGCACCTGCTCGAAGAAGAGGCCCACTACGCCGAACACCGGGGCTCATCAACCCACACCCCGCCCGTGCCGCTGTACACGGCCGCGGACGCGGTCCGCTCGCTCAAGAGTTTCCGGACGCATGACTTTGACAGGCCATTCGACGTAGGCGCTGGTATCAGCGCCACCTTGGTGCCGGCGGGACACATTCTAGGAGCTGCACAGATTCGCCTGTCGATTGCCGGCCACAGCGTCCATTTCACGGGAGACTTGGGCCGGGCGGACGATCCGCTGATGTACCCTCCCCGAGACCTTGAGCCGGTGGAGGTGCTGGTCACCGAATCGACCTACGGAAACCGCACCCATCCGACCGGAAACGCCGACGACGGACTGGGTGAGCTGATCAACCGGGTGGTCAAGCGTGGCGGCGTGGTAATGATTGCCGCCTTCGCAGTGGGGCGGACCGAAAGCATACTGTTGAGCCTGGCGAGGCTGCGCCGCCACGGCGCCTTCCCTGAGGTCCCGATTTTTCTGAACAGCCCGATGGCAATTGACGCCTCACTTATGTACCAGCGGCACCGTGACGAGCACCGGATCAGCGATGCGGAGTTCAGCCAGATGTACAAGCTGGCAACCATGACCCGGACAGTGGATGAATCCAAGCTGCTCAATCTCCGGGGTGGGCCCATGATCATCATCTCGGCCAGCGGCATGCTCACCGGCGGACGGATCCTTCACCACGTGGCAAGCTATGGGCAGGACCGAAGGAACGCCATTGTCCTGGCCGGCTACCAGGCGGGCGGAACTCGAGGGGCTTCCCTGGCATCGGGAAATCGCCAGCTGCGCATCTACGGGCAGGACATCCCCGTCCGGGCAGAGGTTTTCCAGACGGAGGCGTTTTCAGCCCACGCCGATGCCGATGCCATCATGGAGTGGTTGCGGGCCGCCCCGGAAGCTCCGCGCATGAGCTACATAGTCCACGGTGAGCCCGATGCGTCAGATGCACTGCGCCTGCGTATCAAGCACGAACTGGACTGGAACGCCCGGGCCGCAGAGTATCTGGAGACTGTTTCCCTGGCGGATCCCCGCTGA
- the pyk gene encoding pyruvate kinase gives MRRAKIVATFGPAIASYENTLAVLEAGVNVARMNMSHGDYTVHQNTYDNVRKAAEALGKPVAIMADLQGPKIRLGRFANDVGYDLAVGDVFTITTEDVPGTKDICSTTLKSLTEDVKVGDIMLIDDGKVSVRATAVDDVKVVTEVTVPGKVSNNKGINLPGVAVNVPALSEKDEEDLRWSLGCGVDLVALSFVRDAADITRVHEIMDEEGRRVPVIAKIEKPQAVENLEAIVDAFDAIMVARGDLGVELPLEDVPLVQKRCVELARRWAKPVIVATQVLESMIENPRPTRAEASDCANAVLDGADAVMLSGETSVGAFPIVTVQTMARIIEAAESEAGMKLIPKLTSDPKTRGGVITAAAVQIANQLDAKYIATFTQSGDSAHRLSRLRPAKHVFAFTPDERVRNQLALAWGIEPVLVPMVAHTDAMTEQVDTALLEKGVVNEGDLVVIAAGSPPGQAGSTNLVKVHKVGDLADLGKAGVGGGATREKIGPWPTD, from the coding sequence TTGAGACGCGCAAAGATTGTTGCGACTTTCGGGCCGGCTATCGCCAGCTATGAAAACACACTTGCGGTACTGGAAGCGGGCGTCAACGTAGCCCGCATGAACATGAGCCACGGTGACTACACCGTGCACCAGAACACATACGATAACGTGCGCAAGGCCGCCGAGGCGCTTGGCAAGCCCGTCGCCATCATGGCTGACTTGCAGGGCCCCAAGATCCGCCTGGGCCGCTTCGCCAACGACGTAGGCTACGACCTGGCCGTGGGCGATGTCTTCACCATCACCACCGAAGACGTCCCCGGCACCAAGGACATCTGCTCCACCACCCTGAAGTCCCTCACCGAGGACGTCAAGGTCGGCGACATCATGCTCATTGACGACGGCAAGGTTTCCGTCCGCGCCACCGCGGTCGACGACGTCAAGGTGGTCACCGAGGTGACCGTCCCCGGCAAGGTGTCCAACAACAAGGGCATCAACCTCCCCGGCGTTGCCGTGAACGTCCCCGCCCTGAGCGAAAAGGATGAGGAGGACCTGCGCTGGTCCCTGGGCTGCGGCGTCGACCTTGTCGCGCTGTCCTTCGTGCGCGACGCCGCCGACATCACCCGCGTCCACGAGATCATGGACGAAGAAGGCCGCCGCGTGCCGGTCATCGCCAAGATCGAGAAGCCGCAGGCCGTCGAAAACCTCGAGGCCATCGTTGACGCCTTCGACGCCATCATGGTTGCCCGTGGCGACCTCGGCGTTGAGCTTCCGCTGGAAGACGTCCCGCTGGTGCAGAAGCGCTGTGTCGAGCTGGCACGCCGCTGGGCCAAGCCGGTCATCGTGGCCACGCAGGTGCTCGAATCCATGATCGAGAACCCGCGCCCCACCCGCGCCGAGGCTTCCGACTGCGCCAACGCCGTCCTCGACGGTGCGGATGCAGTCATGCTCTCCGGCGAGACCAGTGTCGGTGCGTTCCCGATCGTGACCGTGCAGACCATGGCACGCATCATCGAGGCCGCTGAGTCCGAGGCCGGCATGAAGCTGATCCCGAAGCTCACCTCCGATCCGAAGACCCGTGGCGGCGTCATCACGGCAGCTGCCGTGCAGATCGCCAACCAGCTGGACGCCAAGTACATCGCCACGTTCACGCAGTCCGGCGACTCGGCACACCGCCTCTCACGCCTGCGCCCGGCCAAGCACGTCTTCGCCTTCACCCCGGATGAGCGCGTGCGCAACCAGCTCGCCCTCGCCTGGGGCATCGAGCCCGTCCTGGTCCCCATGGTCGCCCACACGGACGCCATGACGGAGCAGGTCGACACCGCGCTGCTGGAAAAGGGCGTCGTAAACGAGGGCGACCTCGTCGTCATCGCCGCCGGTTCCCCTCCCGGACAGGCCGGCTCCACCAACCTGGTCAAGGTGCACAAGGTGGGCGACCTCGCCGACCTCGGCAAGGCCGGAGTTGGCGGCGGCGCCACCCGCGAAAAGATCGGTCCCTGGCCCACTGACTGA
- a CDS encoding ANTAR domain-containing response regulator translates to MSEQTDSTPTSPARRVIVAEDETLIRLDIMEILRGEGYDVVGEADNGEKAVELAKELRPDLVLMDVKMPVMDGITAAEHIVKARIAPVVLLTAFSQKELVERARDAGAMAYVVKPFTPADLIPALEIALSRHEEIKALEDEVSDLQEQFATRKLVERAKSLLTTKMGLTEPEAFRWIQKTSMDRRLSMREVAETIINQVN, encoded by the coding sequence GTGTCTGAACAAACGGATTCCACCCCCACGTCCCCCGCACGCCGCGTCATCGTTGCCGAGGATGAGACCCTGATCCGTTTGGACATCATGGAGATCCTGCGCGGCGAAGGCTACGACGTCGTGGGCGAGGCCGACAACGGCGAAAAGGCCGTGGAGCTCGCGAAGGAGCTGCGCCCCGACCTGGTCCTCATGGACGTCAAGATGCCCGTCATGGACGGCATCACTGCCGCGGAGCACATCGTCAAGGCCCGCATCGCCCCCGTGGTGCTGCTGACCGCCTTCAGCCAAAAGGAACTCGTGGAGCGTGCCCGCGACGCCGGCGCCATGGCCTACGTGGTCAAGCCCTTCACCCCCGCCGACCTCATCCCGGCCCTGGAGATTGCACTTTCCCGCCACGAGGAAATCAAGGCCCTTGAGGACGAGGTTTCCGACCTCCAGGAGCAGTTCGCCACCCGCAAGCTCGTGGAGCGCGCCAAGTCCCTGCTGACCACCAAGATGGGCCTCACCGAGCCCGAGGCGTTCCGCTGGATCCAGAAGACCTCCATGGACCGCCGCCTGAGCATGCGCGAAGTTGCCGAGACCATCATCAACCAGGTCAACTAG
- the ligD gene encoding non-homologous end-joining DNA ligase, translating to MNDASARRRMDAGDGTVRLSHPAKILYPETGTTKTDVASYYLHVAPVLIQWARNRPATRKRWVDGVGTAAAPGNSFFQKNLDTGTPDWVIRQRLHHKDHDAVYPLVNDARTLAWLAQISALEIHVPQWQFSDAGKPGNPDRLVLDLDPGEGAGLAECAAVALIAKGSLDRLGLPSLPVTSGSKGIHVYAGLDGRRSSADIAALAHEVALSMEHDHPELVVSRMGKDVRRRKIFIDWSQNWQAKTTIVPYSLRGRPTPTAAAPRQWSEIATPGLAQLGYREVIERIDAGLVPVIPPPSAC from the coding sequence ATGAATGACGCAAGCGCACGGCGACGGATGGATGCAGGGGACGGGACAGTCCGGCTAAGCCATCCGGCGAAGATCCTTTACCCTGAAACTGGCACCACAAAGACCGACGTCGCCAGCTACTACCTGCATGTTGCGCCCGTGCTGATCCAGTGGGCCAGGAACCGTCCCGCCACCCGGAAACGTTGGGTGGACGGCGTGGGAACAGCCGCTGCCCCCGGGAATAGTTTCTTCCAAAAGAACCTCGACACAGGCACACCGGACTGGGTGATAAGGCAGCGGTTGCACCACAAAGACCACGATGCCGTGTATCCGCTGGTCAACGACGCCCGCACCTTGGCCTGGCTCGCCCAAATATCGGCCTTGGAGATCCACGTTCCGCAGTGGCAGTTCTCTGACGCCGGCAAGCCCGGAAACCCGGACCGGCTGGTCCTTGACCTTGACCCCGGGGAAGGTGCCGGGCTGGCTGAGTGCGCAGCCGTGGCGCTCATTGCCAAGGGATCACTGGACCGGCTGGGACTGCCGTCGCTGCCCGTGACCAGCGGCAGCAAGGGAATCCACGTGTATGCCGGCCTGGACGGCCGACGGTCTTCGGCGGACATTGCTGCCCTGGCCCATGAGGTGGCCCTTTCCATGGAACACGACCACCCCGAGTTAGTCGTCAGCCGGATGGGCAAGGACGTGCGGCGCAGGAAGATCTTCATTGACTGGAGCCAGAACTGGCAGGCCAAGACCACCATTGTGCCCTATTCGCTGCGAGGCCGGCCGACGCCCACCGCGGCGGCACCGCGCCAGTGGTCCGAAATTGCCACGCCCGGGCTCGCCCAACTGGGGTACCGGGAGGTCATCGAAAGAATCGACGCCGGCCTGGTTCCCGTGATTCCTCCGCCGTCGGCGTGCTAG
- a CDS encoding IS110 family transposase: MINNHDEVDIFIGIDVGKSNHHAVAIDRAGKKILDRALPQDEAKIRAIIQAVAGKGTVLLVVDQPSTIGALPVAVARAEGIMVGYIPGLAMRRIADLHPGEAKTDARDAAIIAEAARSLPHTLRSIALADEQAAELSMLCGFDDDLAKQATATSNRIRGLLTQIHPALERVIGGHLDHPAMAELLIKYPSPEKIHNAGQTRVRTLLTKYAPRGGKPWSADIFAALSEQTVTVPGSGSAGIVLAQLAAMLKQLRTARNELLTQIEALVEAHPLHEVLTSMPAVGVRTAARIITEVAGKEFQSSGHLASYAGLAPVTWRSGTSIRGDHPSRKGNKTLKRAFFLSAFAALKDPLSRAYYDRKRAEGKRHNQALIALARRRCDVLFAMLRDGTLYDAPTPKAT, translated from the coding sequence TTGATCAACAACCATGACGAAGTCGATATCTTCATCGGTATTGACGTCGGAAAGAGCAATCACCACGCGGTCGCTATTGACCGGGCAGGCAAGAAAATCCTGGACCGGGCGCTGCCTCAGGACGAGGCGAAGATCCGGGCGATCATCCAGGCCGTGGCTGGGAAAGGCACCGTGCTGCTCGTCGTTGACCAGCCCTCGACCATCGGGGCGCTGCCGGTGGCCGTGGCCCGTGCCGAGGGCATCATGGTCGGCTACATTCCCGGCTTGGCCATGCGTCGCATCGCGGACCTGCACCCGGGAGAGGCGAAGACCGACGCCCGGGATGCTGCCATTATTGCCGAGGCAGCCAGGTCGTTGCCGCACACGCTGCGTTCGATCGCCCTGGCTGATGAGCAGGCCGCGGAACTGTCCATGCTCTGTGGTTTCGATGATGATCTGGCCAAGCAGGCCACCGCGACCTCGAACCGGATCCGGGGCCTGCTCACCCAGATCCACCCGGCCCTGGAACGGGTTATCGGCGGCCATCTGGACCACCCGGCCATGGCCGAGTTGCTGATCAAATACCCCTCCCCGGAGAAGATCCATAACGCCGGGCAAACCCGGGTCAGGACGCTGTTGACCAAGTACGCTCCGCGGGGCGGGAAACCCTGGTCTGCGGACATCTTCGCCGCCCTGAGCGAGCAGACAGTGACCGTGCCCGGGAGCGGTTCAGCCGGGATCGTGCTGGCCCAACTCGCCGCGATGCTCAAGCAGCTGCGCACTGCCCGCAATGAACTGCTGACACAGATCGAAGCTCTGGTGGAGGCCCACCCTCTTCACGAGGTCCTGACCTCCATGCCGGCCGTCGGTGTCAGGACCGCAGCACGCATCATCACCGAAGTCGCCGGCAAAGAATTCCAATCCTCCGGGCACCTGGCCTCCTACGCCGGCCTCGCCCCGGTCACCTGGCGCTCCGGGACCTCGATCCGCGGCGACCACCCCTCAAGGAAAGGCAACAAAACCCTGAAACGGGCGTTCTTCCTCTCCGCGTTCGCCGCGCTCAAAGACCCGCTCTCACGCGCCTACTACGACCGGAAACGCGCCGAGGGCAAACGGCACAACCAGGCCCTGATCGCCCTCGCCAGACGCCGCTGCGACGTCCTGTTCGCGATGCTCCGCGACGGCACCCTCTACGACGCCCCAACACCCAAAGCCACATAA
- a CDS encoding IS1249 family transposase, with translation MTVPKNHPRCGVCTKKLVKNGKTSAGRTRWRCKSCGASSTQSRVDVSKKAEFTAFLSWITGKDRQEAHAGSARTFRRQSAWCWTVSPTAVVSGEIHPQIMLDGTYFNDWCVLVAYTGNHVIAWQWCDREKNASWSALLQQIPAPAVAIVDGHKGLESALREHWPETKVQRCLFHIQQNIRTHLTMRPNLDAGKELLALAKALTPIQDLDQAAVWAGEFASWEARWESFLKTRTYAKKNGERPSHIGTNQQWWFTHLRLRRARGTLATVLKNGHLFTWLTAATNEHKIDRTTSPLEGGINAGLKHLLRDHRGLTDDHAKRAVDWYLYLHSESPKDPWTFVKPSHWQPQRKQSTTIEEPIGPALYDTAFSPEDGNGIQQGWGGRSR, from the coding sequence GTGACAGTTCCCAAGAATCACCCCAGGTGTGGTGTATGTACTAAGAAGCTCGTAAAGAATGGCAAGACCAGCGCGGGAAGAACTAGGTGGCGGTGCAAGTCCTGTGGTGCTTCCAGCACCCAGTCACGTGTCGATGTCAGCAAGAAAGCAGAGTTCACAGCGTTCCTGTCCTGGATCACCGGCAAGGACCGTCAGGAAGCCCATGCAGGCTCCGCACGCACCTTTAGGCGTCAGAGTGCCTGGTGCTGGACGGTGTCCCCTACAGCCGTCGTGAGCGGCGAAATACACCCCCAGATCATGCTTGACGGAACGTACTTCAACGACTGGTGCGTGCTGGTCGCCTACACCGGCAACCACGTCATCGCCTGGCAGTGGTGCGACAGAGAAAAGAATGCGTCCTGGTCTGCCCTGCTGCAACAAATCCCGGCACCTGCGGTCGCGATCGTTGACGGGCACAAAGGCCTGGAAAGTGCGCTGCGCGAGCACTGGCCAGAGACGAAGGTGCAACGGTGTCTTTTTCATATCCAGCAGAACATTCGAACACACCTCACGATGCGCCCAAACCTCGATGCCGGCAAGGAATTACTGGCACTAGCCAAGGCCCTGACACCGATCCAAGACCTTGACCAAGCCGCTGTCTGGGCCGGGGAATTCGCTTCCTGGGAAGCACGCTGGGAGTCCTTCTTGAAGACCCGAACCTACGCGAAGAAGAACGGCGAGAGGCCCTCCCATATCGGCACGAACCAGCAATGGTGGTTTACACATCTACGCCTGCGTCGGGCCCGCGGAACACTGGCCACGGTATTGAAAAATGGGCACCTGTTCACTTGGCTCACCGCCGCCACCAACGAGCACAAGATCGACCGCACCACCAGCCCCTTGGAAGGCGGAATCAATGCCGGTCTCAAGCACCTTCTACGCGATCACCGTGGTCTCACCGACGACCACGCCAAACGAGCCGTTGACTGGTACCTCTACCTCCACAGCGAGTCTCCGAAAGACCCCTGGACGTTCGTGAAACCCAGCCACTGGCAGCCCCAAAGAAAACAAAGCACAACCATCGAAGAGCCCATCGGGCCAGCCCTCTACGACACAGCCTTCAGCCCCGAAGACGGGAACGGAATCCAACAAGGATGGGGCGGAAGAAGCCGATGA
- the ppsA gene encoding phosphoenolpyruvate synthase, producing the protein MNKENVVLLEDVGIKDVADVGGKNASLGEMLHSLSAEGVRVPGGFALTASAYREFIVANNMAPKLARILAGKNGSDSNWRDIGSEIRALILSGKFPDETAAQIRSFYRELAERSGEEEPAVAVRSSATAEDLPDASFAGQQETFLNVRGEQQLVDACLRCYASLFTDRAISYRQIMHYGQLEVALSVGVQLMVRSDVGAAGVMFSIDTETGFPRAAVISANWGLGETVVLGMVNPDKYGVFKPLLDTEAFSPVIEKTLGSKTRKLTYPASGGAGTLMVDSSDAERASFCLDDAEIVQLGRWAIQIENHYGRPMDMEWAKDGVSGELFIVQARPETVQARKSGTVMSTHRLTEEGPLLAEGAAVGDSIASGTACVIKSAADIGSFVDGSVLVAEQTDPDWVPVMKRAKAIVTDRGGATSHAAIVSRELGITAVVGTSNATSTIADGQAITVSCADGDTGHVYEGLLGSAQDDVDLGEMPATRTEVMLNLASPSEAFKWWRLPAKGIGLARMEFVINDMIQVHPMALAHPERVTDPAEQSRIKELTRGFENPADYFVHTLARGLAKLAAPFYPAPAVVRFSDFKTNEYAHLVGGSAFEDEESNPMIGFRGASRYYDPRYKDGFELECRAIQRLRNYCGFSNVIVMVPFCRTLGEADRVLAVMADNGLVRGRDGLKVYMMCEVPANVVLAEKFAAKFDGFSIGSNDLTQLVLGVDRDSAALAPLFDERDEAVMDMIGAAVAAAHAAGIHIGICGQGPSNHPDFAQFLVAAGIDSISLNPDSFLRTVPTIAAAEAVMKHDMVGTTLPGR; encoded by the coding sequence GTGAACAAAGAGAATGTTGTCTTGCTTGAGGATGTTGGCATTAAGGACGTTGCCGATGTCGGCGGAAAAAATGCCTCCCTGGGTGAGATGCTCCATTCGCTGTCCGCCGAAGGGGTCAGGGTGCCAGGCGGTTTCGCCCTCACAGCTTCGGCCTACCGCGAATTCATCGTGGCGAACAACATGGCGCCCAAGCTGGCGCGGATACTCGCAGGCAAGAACGGCAGCGACTCCAACTGGCGGGACATCGGAAGCGAGATTCGGGCACTGATCCTCAGCGGTAAGTTTCCGGATGAAACGGCCGCCCAAATCCGTTCCTTCTACCGTGAGCTGGCCGAGCGCAGCGGAGAGGAAGAACCCGCCGTCGCCGTCCGCAGCAGCGCCACTGCCGAAGACCTGCCCGACGCCAGCTTTGCCGGCCAACAGGAAACGTTCCTGAACGTCAGGGGCGAGCAGCAGCTGGTGGATGCCTGCCTTCGCTGCTATGCCTCCCTCTTCACCGACCGGGCCATCAGCTACCGCCAGATCATGCACTACGGACAGCTTGAGGTGGCATTGTCGGTGGGTGTTCAGCTCATGGTCCGCTCCGATGTGGGCGCCGCCGGTGTCATGTTCTCGATTGACACCGAAACCGGTTTTCCCAGGGCCGCCGTCATCAGCGCAAACTGGGGGCTGGGCGAGACAGTGGTCCTGGGCATGGTGAACCCAGACAAATACGGGGTCTTCAAACCACTCCTGGACACCGAGGCGTTCTCACCGGTGATCGAAAAGACGCTCGGGTCCAAGACGCGCAAACTGACGTACCCGGCCAGCGGCGGTGCGGGAACGCTCATGGTTGACAGCAGTGATGCGGAACGGGCCTCCTTTTGCCTGGACGACGCAGAAATTGTCCAGTTGGGCAGGTGGGCCATCCAGATCGAGAACCACTATGGCCGGCCGATGGACATGGAATGGGCCAAGGACGGGGTGAGCGGCGAGCTGTTCATCGTCCAGGCACGGCCTGAAACTGTCCAGGCCCGCAAGAGCGGCACCGTGATGAGCACGCACCGGCTGACCGAGGAAGGACCGCTGCTGGCCGAAGGCGCCGCAGTGGGTGATTCGATTGCCTCGGGGACCGCCTGCGTGATCAAGAGCGCCGCTGACATCGGCAGCTTTGTGGACGGTTCCGTACTGGTAGCCGAACAAACCGATCCAGACTGGGTCCCGGTCATGAAACGGGCCAAGGCCATCGTCACGGACAGGGGCGGGGCAACCAGCCATGCGGCCATCGTCAGCCGGGAACTGGGGATCACCGCCGTCGTCGGAACCTCCAACGCCACCAGCACGATTGCCGATGGGCAGGCCATCACGGTCTCCTGCGCGGACGGCGACACCGGACATGTCTATGAGGGTCTCCTGGGAAGTGCCCAAGACGATGTGGACCTCGGCGAGATGCCGGCCACGCGAACGGAAGTCATGCTCAACCTGGCCAGCCCCTCCGAGGCATTCAAATGGTGGCGTCTTCCGGCCAAGGGCATTGGACTGGCGCGCATGGAGTTCGTCATCAACGACATGATCCAAGTGCACCCCATGGCACTGGCCCATCCGGAACGTGTCACGGACCCGGCGGAGCAGTCCAGAATCAAGGAGCTCACGCGCGGCTTTGAAAACCCAGCAGACTATTTTGTGCACACATTGGCACGGGGCCTGGCCAAACTGGCTGCGCCGTTCTACCCGGCACCGGCAGTGGTGCGGTTTAGTGACTTCAAAACGAACGAGTACGCCCACCTGGTGGGCGGTTCAGCCTTCGAGGATGAGGAGTCCAACCCGATGATCGGGTTCCGGGGAGCCTCACGCTACTACGACCCGCGCTACAAAGACGGCTTTGAGCTCGAGTGCCGGGCCATCCAGCGCCTGCGCAACTACTGCGGCTTCTCCAACGTCATTGTCATGGTGCCGTTTTGCCGCACACTGGGTGAGGCTGACCGTGTCCTGGCCGTCATGGCCGACAATGGCTTGGTCCGTGGCCGGGACGGGCTCAAGGTGTACATGATGTGTGAAGTCCCTGCGAATGTTGTCCTGGCTGAAAAGTTCGCTGCCAAATTTGACGGCTTCTCCATCGGATCCAACGATCTCACCCAGCTGGTCCTCGGCGTTGATCGGGACTCTGCGGCACTTGCACCGCTTTTTGACGAACGTGACGAGGCCGTGATGGACATGATCGGTGCGGCGGTCGCCGCTGCCCACGCGGCGGGCATCCACATTGGGATCTGCGGGCAGGGACCCAGCAACCACCCGGATTTTGCACAGTTCCTGGTGGCAGCGGGCATTGATTCAATCTCGCTGAATCCGGACAGCTTCCTGCGCACCGTCCCCACCATTGCGGCGGCAGAAGCAGTGATGAAGCATGACATGGTGGGGACGACCCTGCCTGGAAGATAG